The Helianthus annuus cultivar XRQ/B chromosome 16, HanXRQr2.0-SUNRISE, whole genome shotgun sequence genome includes a window with the following:
- the LOC110915370 gene encoding 3-epi-6-deoxocathasterone 23-monooxygenase CYP90C1 — protein sequence MKWAFGVGNWELICTIVFLGFLFYKYFMVRRYGLNNKPAESGLQPPRGTAGWPLIGETIEFIASGYTSRPVSFMEKRKSLYGKVFKTHILGRPIIVSTDPDVNKVVLQNQGNVFIPSYPKSVIELLGESSILQMNGGLQKRLHAIVGGFLRSPQFKARITKDIQNSVKLTLSSWMDRENPQQPLYLQDETKKITYEILVRLLMSVEPGEDMEFLKREFMEVIKGLICLPVKLPGFRMYKSLQAKERMIKMVRKIVDDRKTAMEKSDAKGSGLPNDVIDVLLRDTGESDGTQQRLPLDFISGNIIEMMIPGEDSVPMIMTLAIKYLSDNPTALACLVDENDKLKKRKDESCEEYAWTDYVSLEFTQGVISETLRMANIINAIWRKALEDVEINGYLIPKGWCVLASLTSVHMDEENYENPDDFDPWRWEKNGVSVKSNKFTPFGGGQRLCPGLEFSRLEISIFLHHLVTTYTWVAEEDQIVYFPTVKTRRKLPIIVTPR from the exons ATGAAATGGGCATTTGGAGTTGGAAATTGGGAATTAATTTGCACAATAGTGTTTCTTGGATTCTTATTCTACAAGTATTTCATGGTCAGAAGATATGGTTTGAATAATAAACCAGCGGAGAGCGGCCTGCAACCGCCGAGAGGCACCGCAGGGTGGCCGTTGATCGGAGAAACAATAGAGTTCATTGCCTCTGGTTACACTTCTCGTCCGGTCAGTTTCATGGAGAAAAGAAAGTCTCT TTATGGGAAGGTGTTCAAGACACACATTTTGGGTCGACCGATCATCGTATCGACTGACCCAGATGTGAACAAAGTTGTCTTACAGAACCAAGGCAATGTTTTCATACCGAGTTATCCCAAATCGGTCATTGAGTTACTTGGTGAATCTTCAATATTGCAAATGAATGGAGGTTTACAAAAAAGACTGCATGCCATTGTTGGTGGTTTCTTGAGGTCTCCTCAATTCAAAGCGCGAATAACCAAAGATATTCAGAACTCAGTCAAACTCACATTGTCCTCTTGGATGGACCGCGAAAATCCACAACAACCTCTTTACCTTCAAGATGAAACCAAGAAG ATTACTTATGAAATTCTTGTGAGGTTGTTGATGAGTGTGGAGCCTGGTGAAGATATGGAGTTCCTCAAGAGAGAATTCATGGAAGTCATCAAAGGCTTGATTTGTTTACCCGTCAAACTCCCCGGTTTCAGAATGTATAAATCTCTCCAG GCTAAAGAGAGAATGATAAAGATGGTGAGAAAGATAGTAGATGATAGGAAAACCGCAATGGAGAAGAGCGACGCAAAAGGTTCGGGTTTGCCAAATGATGTGATTGATGTGTTGCTAAGGGATACGGGTGAGTCGGATGGGACCCAACAACGGCTACCGTTGGATTTCATCAGTGGGAACATCATAGAGATGATGATCCCGGGGGAGGACTCAGTGCCCATGATCATGACCCTTGCTATCAAATACCTAAGTGACAATCCTACGGCTCTCGCTTGTCTTGTG GATGAAAACGACAAATTAAAGAAACGAAAGGATGAATCGTGTGAAGAGTATGCTTGGACGGATTATGTGTCTTTGGAGTTTACTCAAGGC GTGATAAGTGAAACTCTTCGAATGGCGAATATCATCAATGCGATATGGAGAAAAGCTCTTGAAGATGTAGAAATTAATGGCTATTTGATCCCGAAAGGATGGTGTGTTTTGGCATCGTTGACTTCTGTTCATATGGATGAAGAGAACTATGAAAATCCTGATGACTTTGATCCATGGAGATGGGAG AAAAATGGAGTGAGTGTTAAAAGCAACAAGTTTACACCATTCGGCGGTGGACAACGGTTGTGTCCGGGTTTGGAATTCTCGAGGCTCGAAATCAGTATTTTTCTTCATCATCTTGTAACGACGTACACTTGGGTTGCCGAAGAAGACCAAATCGTGTATTTTCCTACAGTTAAGACGAGACGGAAGCTACCAATCATCGTGACACCGAGATGA